GCTTTAGTAAAATTTTTAGTTTTGGCTACTGTAATAAATGTTAATAATTTGAAATCAATCATGGCATTCCCTCTATTCGATAATTAATATTTATTCTATCAATAAATTACTATATTTAAAAGGATTAAAAAAAAAATATAGAAATATTTAATTAAGATAATTGCATAATTACCTTCCAGTAATTTCTATATTACAATGTGTTTGATTCCTTTTATCCTTATAAGCTACATATTTTGCGTATAGAATTAAATTAGGAATTATGTGATTATCTCAATATTTATGTATTGTATATTACTATGTAATATTATAAAATTAGGTTGTATAATAATAACTAAAAACTCCAAGAAAGGATTTAATAAATTATGAAACCATTGAAACTCGGAATTCTAGGTATTTCTCGTCATTTCTTCTTAAGATGTTATCAGCCATTGAAAGATTCTAATAGCATTGAGATTACTGCTATAGCATCACGAAGTGAACAAAAAGCTAAAGAAGCTGCAACCAAATGGAATATCGACACATATTATAATTCTTATGAGAAATTATTACAAGATGATAATATAGAAGCGGTTTATATCCCATTACCTAATCATCTTCATAAAGAATGGATTAAAAAAAGTATTGATGCTAGTAAACATGTTATTTGTGAAAAACCTATTACCTTAAATTCGCAAGAAGCATTAGAAATTTCTGATTATGCTAATAAAAAGGGTAAAGGTATTAAATTGATGGAAGGTTTTATGTATAGATTTCATCCCAAATGGATAAAAGTCTATCAAATCATTGAACAAGGTGAAATTGGAGATGTACTATCAACTCATATTATATTCACCTTTAATAACACTAACCCTAATAATATAAGAAATATTAAAGAATATGGAGGAGGTTCAATATATGATTTAGGATGTTATGCCGTATCTACAGCTAGATATATTTCAAATTCTGAACCAACTCGTGCTATAGGTGTCGCTACGTTTGACCCAAATTTCAACACTGATATTCTTACATCTGCAATTATTGACTTTGGTAAATCCAGATGTTTATTTACAATCAGTACTCAATCCTATCCTCAGCAAGAAGTTTCCATATATGGTACAAGTGGCAAGATTACTATACCCATACCATATAATGACTTCTATGATACCAAAAGCAATATAATTATTGAAACTAGTGTTGGTAAAAGAAATGTTGAATTCAACCCTGTTAATCAATATCAATTGGAGTTTGAAGCTTTTGCTAAAGCTGTAAGAGAAGATCTTGACGTACCTTTAAACATTAATGAAAGTATTAATAATATGAAAGTGATTGATGCTATTTTTGAATCTATTGATATGAATAGATGGATAGATATTCAATAAACCTCTATTACGCAAAACAATAAAAATGGATATATTATAATCTCT
The sequence above is a segment of the Vallitalea longa genome. Coding sequences within it:
- a CDS encoding Gfo/Idh/MocA family protein produces the protein MKPLKLGILGISRHFFLRCYQPLKDSNSIEITAIASRSEQKAKEAATKWNIDTYYNSYEKLLQDDNIEAVYIPLPNHLHKEWIKKSIDASKHVICEKPITLNSQEALEISDYANKKGKGIKLMEGFMYRFHPKWIKVYQIIEQGEIGDVLSTHIIFTFNNTNPNNIRNIKEYGGGSIYDLGCYAVSTARYISNSEPTRAIGVATFDPNFNTDILTSAIIDFGKSRCLFTISTQSYPQQEVSIYGTSGKITIPIPYNDFYDTKSNIIIETSVGKRNVEFNPVNQYQLEFEAFAKAVREDLDVPLNINESINNMKVIDAIFESIDMNRWIDIQ